Proteins co-encoded in one Triplophysa dalaica isolate WHDGS20190420 chromosome 16, ASM1584641v1, whole genome shotgun sequence genomic window:
- the LOC130437752 gene encoding EF-hand calcium-binding domain-containing protein 9-like, which translates to MKLRKGVFFHNLDFDTNHCLFSLSNTRVLFEYFCLLDVHLRRSLNDVQFYCFMRHVTDLKRSKIMLTFDMLDFDGDGEIRFHEFYILACILLSSKHHVENRFLHRHPHSTFNMLDVDDSRTINLNEFKSLGFLFNLKSKQIEKLFSDFDTSHDERLNYKEFQMFTNMFFLSQEKE; encoded by the exons ATGAAATTAAGAAAAGGAGTATTTTTCCATAATTTGGATTTTGACACGAATCATTGCCTTTTCTCTCTAAGTAATACTAGAGTACTATTTGAATATTTCTGTCTTCTGGACGTTCATCTCAGACGCTCTTTAAATG ACGTCCAGTTCTACTGCTTCATGAGGCATGTGACAGACCTGAAAAGGTCAAAGATAATGCTGACCTTTGACATGCTGGATTTTGATGGGGATGGAGAAATACGCTTTCATGAGTTTTATATACTAGCCTGCATTCTTCTCAGTAGTAAG CACCATGTGGAAAATAGGTTCCTCCATAGGCATCCCCATTCTACCTTTAATATGCTGGATGTGGACGACAGTAGAACCATCAACCTAAACGAATTCAAATCTTTAGGTTTCCTTTTCAACCTGAAGAGTAAGCAGATCGAAAAACTCTTCAGTGATTTTGACACGAGTCATGATGAG CGTCTGAATTACAAGGAGTTCCAGATGTTCACCAACATGTTCTTCCTCAGCCAAGAAAAAGAGTAA